GGAATCAGTGAGAAATTGTATTAAtcaagtgaaaaaaataatggaaagatGAGAAAAACATTAGCTCCTACTACCGGAAGGTATGAAACGGTTTTACATGACTTTGAATGGAATATCActtacgcgaattcgagatacgcgtatcccaaaattttgacatttcgtgtatttttgtatgtgtaattgaagtttgtatttgtcgatcacttctctggcacgcattgtACAGGTAGCCACCGAGATACGCGgctcctcttatacgcggattcggagatacgcgatttttggaaatttgacagctgatttAGTTTCTaacacaaaatctaagcaaaaaagtgttaaattggtctaaaatagcaTTCTTTGTcatatgaaacatttgtttttagtttattttgacGTATTCTCTTAAAAAGTagcctggtttgctgaataaattatctGCGGAGAAGGAAGTccactatctaactttgaagtaccTACTATCTAAAGGTAGCCGGACACGCTAGCTACAAGTAGCCAGCTACATTTGACAGCCAgcgattttcctttgttcttCAACGGGGTTCATTGACGTAGGGACAGCTACAAGTAGCTAACGTTTTCGGGCCTTCTGCGGTCGCTGCCGCTGTGGCTGTCAATCGTCGGTCAAGCgacatgtcggtgtgtttatgTCGTAAAAGTTGATGGATCCGATGACGTCTTCAATAATAACGAATTCTTCATGTTAACAAACTATTAACACTTAGTTATACAAGTTGTAATTACTATTTACTCTCGAATCTAttaaatgttgaagaaaacatTCTTGTTTAGACGAACACAGTTATCTGATGTGTATACAAGTTTGCGCAGTACGCGATTATGTTAAtatgttatattttgtttcatctagCGATTTTACCATTAGAAATACAATTAACGGGGAAATTCTTTACACGTAATTTCTTTCAATGTTCAAAGGTAAAGGCTATGCGCTAACCAAGTGTATTATTTACGAAATTACTTCCACGCAATAATTTCCCATATAACACGTGCAAGAATTGGAAGGTAAACTGTAGTGTGGCCTTGAAATGCATCGGcagcgtttgtgtgtatactGTGTTTAACAAATGACATACATTCAATAATACTCGCCGTAATGCTCCTTTAAATCATAACAATtggaaaatcataacaatGTTCGGTTTCAAAACGCCGGTTTCAACGGCGGAAATTCAAATCCGCGAATTATCTTCTCACCGAACATGCATCAACTCGTTAACCCGACTAGTATAACCTTTGCGGTCGTTGAGCTGTCAGCAGCGTCGCTGGCTCGTATCCCGCCTATCTGGGATACAAGCCGGCGACGAGAGAACAATGGAAAGCTATAGACGTCAAATGTAGCTGGCTACTTGTAGCTAGCGTGTCCGGCTACCTTAACTGCTTTTACTATGAATAACTTCTGTTACTTTCTATATATGTTGTTAGTAATAAGTAAGTAGTAAGTAGTGTACCATTCCTATATAACAGTAAGTATGCAGTTCCCGCGTGCTTGCCAGAAGTCAGTATACGGTATGTCAGAACATGTGTACATCTGTACTATATGGATTACCTCGTATACTaggtttatattattttagcAACCGTATACTTATGAAGTAATGAAGTTTAGTATTACCCGGTATGCTAGgtttgtactattttagtagtcgtatactattttagtagtcgtatactattttagtattccCCGGTATACTAGgtttgtactattttagtagtcgtatactaatttagtatccgtatactattttattaGTCGTATACTAAATTAGTACAAACCTAGTATACCGGggaatactaaaatagtatacggatactaaaatagtatacggatactaaaatagtataaggatactaaaatagtacaaacCAAGTATACCGGGgaatactattttagtagtcgcatactattttagtagtcgtatactaatttagtatccgtatactattttagtattccCCGGTATACTAGGTTTGTACTAATTTAGTATAcgactactaaaatagtatacagatactaaattagtatatgactactaaaatagtatacgactactaaaatagtacaaacCTAGTATACCGGGGAATACTAAACTTCATTACTTCATAAGTATACGGTTGCTAAAATAATATAATCCTAGTATGCGGGGGAATCCATATAGTACAGATGTACACATGTTCTGACATACCGTATACTGACTTCTGGCAAGCACGCGGGAACTGCATACTTACTGTTATATAGGAATGGTACACTACTTACTACTTACTTATTACTAACAACATATATAGAAAGTAACAGAAGTTATTCATAGTAAAAGCAGTTAGATAGTAggtacttcaaagttagatagtggACTTCCTTCTCCGCagataatttattcaacaaaccAGGCTACTTTTTAAGAGAATACgtcaaaataaactaaaaacaaatgtttcatatgACAAAGAAtgctattttagaccaatttaacacctttttgcttaaattttgtGTTAGAAACTaaatcagctgtcaaatttccaaaaatcgcgtatctccgaatccgcgtataaaaGATTCACTTGATTAATACAATTTCTCACTGATTCCAAGATTCAATCCAAGAAAAAATGCGTTCCATTGCTGTGTTTGGATTCTGAACGACACTCGTCGCTAGATTtaagggtttttattttattctcgtGAGAACATGAGAACCAAGTCCGTATAATTTGCACTTAGAAGTAAATTTGTACaactttttaaataaatagctCAACACAAGCTTCACTCGTTTTGAAGCACAACCCCAAATTCACTTCGTAGTCTTTGCGGCTGATGTGTCGCCTGTCTCATACCCCAAAAGTTAAAAATGTTGTGTCCGATCAGATCGCACGAGACCACCGCCTTTCCACATCAGTCAGTGGCAAAGTGACAGCACCGCTGCTTGGGTAAGCTGCGCCGTTTGACTTTGGTTAgaatgttttcaattaaactCGGACTGGGAGGCAAGAGTGGAAAAGCAGAGCAAATTTTGCATTATTCCTTCCGAACGACAATCCACATTTTCAGTGTTGAGTGAACAGTGTACCGCTTGTGGCGTAAAAACCTGCAGAGTGTTGATAGTTTTAGATGCATTGAATGCTGGATTTTGCGCACATTACTAACGTACTCGTCTCGCAGACCACACAACGCTAACGCGGATCCGGCTAACAGGATGGAAGGTAACGCCAACGCAAGCATCCGTAGCAACCCAGTTTCATTCCCGATCGATAAACGGTGTGAATGTGAATGCTTCTACGTGAGGGAAATTTTTCAGGTCTAAACCATAGTGTACTGCGATTAATTGCTCCCATCTTAAGAACGGTGCGCTGGAAGGCGGAAAACAAACTCCCGTTTTGTTCGAGAGAgttgatgttatttttatcactaAAACGCATCGAACCAAAGGGCGTCGGAAGCTTATGCGCGGGGCACTGTTTACATTTGCGGTTGCAGCATTGTTTCGTGGTGCAGGGAAATAAAAGGCATCAACATGAACGTTTAAGAACAGTACGGTGCGATGAATATACGAACGATCTAATGCACATCTGGCAACGGTGAACACATAAACTTTAAACCTAAAATCGTGTGTGCTCCGGTTAACCGGAACTTCTGACAAAATTCAGCAGGGAATTCTTCTTATTTATTCAGTCCCCATCGTTTTTATCTTTACGTTAACAGCTGAAATGGATGAAATCATCGCCGGATTGAAGAACGCAACGCTGGAGAAAAGTTCAGAACGTGCCCTACCCTTGCTGAAGCAAATTTCCGACGCGGAAACGAACCTCTGTGATAAATACGACATTAAGAACGATCTGCTCGAGCTGATGCAGTTGAACAATGTGAGCGTGCAGATACAGGTGGCCCGTTGCATTGCCGAGGTGGCAAAAACCGATAATCAAAGAACCAAATTCTCGAAGGAGGACGTCATCTGCCGGCTGACGGAATTGCTACAAGTTCCGGCAAGTGCGAAGGAAAGCACCGCAAAAGACGCATCGCTCGAACTGGCGACACAAATTTGCCGAGCGTTGGGCAACATTTGCTACGCAAACGATGACGCACGGAACATCATCAAAGAGCTTGGTGCGGATAAGCATATCTTTGCGCTACTCGATTACGACGTGAATACGGACGATGAGGATCGCGACCAGTTCGTACGCGTGCGGTGTGGTCTCATTTCGAACTACCTCCTGGGCAGTGATGAGATTGCCGAACGGGCGGTTGAGCTAAAGTTGATTGAAAAGCTGGAAAAGATACTGACCCGCTGTTTGGCGGATGTTGATCAGCATGAGGAGCTGCTGTTGAGCATTCTGCCTCCGCTGAGCATCTTAACCGAGCAGATAAGCGATCTGTACTTTGCACCGTCGCTGAACAAAACGATCGCAAAGATATTGGCCAAATGTACCAATCCGGATATTGCCGAATCGTGTCTCGCTTTGCTACACTACGAGGCACAGAATGACGATGTTAAGCTGCTGCTGGCGGAGGAAGGCCTCTGTGAAACGATCTACCAGTTGTTGGAAAAGTACAAAACGTTTGCCAACACGGACGAGGCTCGTGTGCTGATGAAACTGGCTTGCGATTTGATAGTCCTCATACTGACGGGAGGTAAGAAGCTTTGGACGAATGGAAATTCGTCACAGTTTCGGGTGCGTTTGTTGTAACGTTTCATTATTAATTTGCAGATAAATCGATGCACTATCTCTACGCAACGCCGTTGCTGAAATGCATGGAAGATTGGCTGGATTCGTACGATGTGGAGCTGCTGACTACCGGCGTGCTTGCGCTTGGCAATTTTGCCCGAACGGACAGTCACTGCATTCATAtggtggagaagaaaataatgcacaaaCTGCTGTGTAAGTTAACTAAACTGGCTGATGTTGTGTGCAGTGACTCTGGCAATGATTTTATCCCTCACATTACATTTTTGTAGCAATCTTGGCAAAAAACAATGGAACCGAACACCAGATGACGCTGCAGCACGCGCTACTAAGCACGCTAAAAAACTTGGTAATACCGAGACCGAACAAGGCCGCCGTTATAGAGGCGGGTTTGGTGGACATCATATTGCCAATGCTGGAAATACACCAAGCGCCAGTAGTGTTCAAACTGCTCGGCACATTACGCATGACCGTCGATGGACAAGGTGACTATACATTTCCCTTTCTACAAGCGCTTTGGTAACGATAGTGTACTTCTTTAACAGAAAAACTTGCCTCGGAGCTACTGCAAAACGAGAAGCTAGTCAAACAGCTAGTCCACTGGAGCCAAACGTCGGAGTTCACGGGAGTGCTCGGTGAGTCGTTGCGATTAATGGCCTGGTTGATCAAACATGCGTACCGCCAGAAGGAATCCGATCAGCAAACGATGGATGATACCGGTTTGCGGAAATTCGTAACGATCGAGGGAGCTGTCGCTAGCATGGTCGGGATGCTCGCGTCAACACACCTGGTGATGCAAAACGAAGCGCTGATCGCGCTGAGCATTTTGACCACCATTTTCCACAACAAAGCAGCAACCGAGAGTAACGCACTGGATGCGCTGCTGATACAAGCCGGCGTCGGTTCGAAGATTGCCGAACAGATCACGCTGAACGGTGAATCGATGACGAAAGAGCTAGTGGAGAATTTGCAAACGTTCGTGAAGCAGTTGCAATCGTCGAACGATGCGCTGGGGGCGCATCTGCGGGAACATAATATAGAGGAGCTGCTGAAAACCATACCCAGCATGGTGGAG
This Anopheles marshallii chromosome 3, idAnoMarsDA_429_01, whole genome shotgun sequence DNA region includes the following protein-coding sequences:
- the LOC128713099 gene encoding GTPase-GDP dissociation stimulator vimar → MEVPIVFIFTLTAEMDEIIAGLKNATLEKSSERALPLLKQISDAETNLCDKYDIKNDLLELMQLNNVSVQIQVARCIAEVAKTDNQRTKFSKEDVICRLTELLQVPASAKESTAKDASLELATQICRALGNICYANDDARNIIKELGADKHIFALLDYDVNTDDEDRDQFVRVRCGLISNYLLGSDEIAERAVELKLIEKLEKILTRCLADVDQHEELLLSILPPLSILTEQISDLYFAPSLNKTIAKILAKCTNPDIAESCLALLHYEAQNDDVKLLLAEEGLCETIYQLLEKYKTFANTDEARVLMKLACDLIVLILTGDKSMHYLYATPLLKCMEDWLDSYDVELLTTGVLALGNFARTDSHCIHMVEKKIMHKLLSILAKNNGTEHQMTLQHALLSTLKNLVIPRPNKAAVIEAGLVDIILPMLEIHQAPVVFKLLGTLRMTVDGQEKLASELLQNEKLVKQLVHWSQTSEFTGVLGESLRLMAWLIKHAYRQKESDQQTMDDTGLRKFVTIEGAVASMVGMLASTHLVMQNEALIALSILTTIFHNKAATESNALDALLIQAGVGSKIAEQITLNGESMTKELVENLQTFVKQLQSSNDALGAHLREHNIEELLKTIPSMVEYCTL